The following proteins are encoded in a genomic region of Xenopus laevis strain J_2021 chromosome 3L, Xenopus_laevis_v10.1, whole genome shotgun sequence:
- the wiz.L gene encoding protein Wiz isoform X4 — protein MAAPSERTKEAWELGKSGELKLGVAEEAGKPGRRSQEEEEKTVKRGGGQGQREEAEVSGRGEENDKAGALLRPENGRLKAVLDSEEEDGDLLELVRPQASRPDSGHTVEKMPSEQSAGRGEDAKGPSQTTCEVCGACFETRKGLSSHARSHLRHLGVAESENSGAPIDLLYELAKQGKLPQDENLLGAKKSASPRTASPRGQWGDEDGPLNLTLDGESGKETDCQFCGAWFETRKGLSSHARAHLRHLGVNDPDAKGSPIAALYALIKSEEFKKRLSSQGSDETDSITKAPGESASTEAAMSTSQASSGAARAKLTDGGTFTKMADSLVKGDDGPSKTPKSNAHSLNAEGAGRMMASSGSSETSPHFKSPNGASAGTLVTIGDSGSPRSMVPDAGIHQKLAETPHGHVKTEVGRSHGKMAVARPQSKSSLTGLIHSRPAVNRTPPAKKLKMSPACKASSEAFWSPNSSPSPLNLSSRADPSRDIRCEFCNEFFENRKGLSSHARSHLRQMGITEWHVNGSPIDTLREIIRKRRLPPHVSNIKKEPRTNDEPTSPSHTLSPLSLSPSGMGREHPVSSLTGRPHNTFLSPMSPKRQASHEPHLSHSEPKRYVHLEPKSSNQVQRKVYLQGEERPKLYIQEDNRPKSYLQSEGRPKAYLQSEGRPKVFLQGEGRAKTYVQGEGRPKPFLPGEAKARAYNKAYMHGEGKQKTFMHEEGKVKAYLHNQSRPKPFMHREGKLKAFVHAEGKPKPYLQGDGKPKAYIQTELPFKVKVKASPDKTPTMLEACCELCGLYFENRKALASHSRAHLRQFGVTEWCVNGSPIETLREWMKQRPQKAGAYLSYIQEGRPLSKKFKRSNQIPKAATAESPVTPSAKMFEAERIHGIPSAATEKPADGPVHRTERRQLKPSEVPPSREDGVGELIPKTEDTRPPPRARPVPSLVPRPPQTSLVKFVGNIYTLKCRFCDIQFQGPLSIQEQWVRHLQHHILEMNFSNPPSSPTLTSPAQPEPAVAQ, from the exons ATGGCGGCGCCCAGCGAGCGGACAAAGGAGGCCTGGGAATTAGGAAAGAGCGGTGAACTGAAActtggcgtggcagaggaggcgGGGAAACCGGGGAGGAGGAGCCAAGAGGAGGAAGAAAAAACAGTGAAAAGAGGTGGGGGGCAGGGGCAACGGGAGGAAGCTGAAGTTTCGGGGCGGGGTGAGGAGAATGATAAGGCCGGAGCTTTGCTAAGGCCCGAGAACGGAAGACTTAAAGCTG TGCTGGACTCAGAAGAGGAAGATGGCGACTTACTAGAACTAGTCAGACCCCAAGCCTCGAGACCAGATTCTGGGCACACGGTGGAGAAAATGCCTTCTGAACAGAGCGCTGGCCGAGGAGAGGACGCTAAAG GCCCAAGTCAGACCACATGTGAGGTTTGTGGAGCATGTTTCGAGACCAGGAAGGGCCTGTCCAGCCACGCACGCTCCCACCTACGGCACCTGGGGGTGGCAGAGTCGGAAAACAGTGGGGCCCCCATTGACCTGCTCTACGAGCTGGCTAAGCAGGGCAAGTTGCCACAGGATGAAAACTTATTGGGGGCCAAGAAGTCAGCAAGCCCCCGGACAGCATCCCCAAGGGGCCAATGGGGGGACGAGGACGGGCCCCTGAATCTGA CCTTGGACGGAGAATCTGGAAAAGAGACAGACTGCCAGTTTTGCGGTGCCTGGTTTGAGACGCGTAAAGGACTTTCCAGCCACGCCCGAGCACACTTGCGTCATCTCGGAGTAAACGATCCTGATGCCAAAGGTTCCCCAATTGCCGCACTTTACGCTCTCATCAAAAGTGAAGAGTTTAAAAAGCGTTTGTCTAGTCAGGGAAGCGATGAAACAGATTCAATCACCAAGGCCCCTGGGGAGAGCGCCTCTACTGAAGCTGCTATGAGCACAAGTCAGGCCAGCAGTGGGGCAGCTCGGGCCAAGTTAACAGACGGCGGTACTTTTACGAAGATGGCAGATAGTTTGGTTAAAGGTGACGATGGCCCTTCTAAAACTCCTAAAAGTAACGCCCACTCCTTGAATGCAGAAGGCGCTGGTAGAATGATGGCAAGTAGTGGCTCTTCAGAAACATCTCCACATTTTAAGAGCCCCAATGGAGCTTCAGCCGGAACTCTTGTCACAATTGGTGATTCCGGCTCCCCGCGTTCCATGGTACCTGATGCTGGAATTCACCAGAAGTTAGCCGAGACCCCACATGGTCATGTTAAGACAGAAGTTGGACGTTCCCATGGTAAGATGGCAGTAGCTCGGCCTCAGTCAAAATCATCCCTAACAGGTCTCATTCACTCCAGACCAGCAGTTAACCGTACTCCACCAGCTAAGAAACTGAAAATGTCTCCAGCCTGCAAGGCAAGCTCGGAAGCTTTCTGGTCACCCAACAGTTCACCCTCACCTTTAAATCTGT CCTCTCGAGCCGACCCCTCGCGGGATATCCGCTGTGAGTTCTGCAATGAGTTCTTTGAGAATCGAAAAGGCCTGTCAAGCCACGCGCGGTCTCACCTGCGCCAGATGGGAATCACAGAGTGGCACGTCAACGGCTCTCCCATTGATACTCTACGGGAAATAATCCGAAAGAGGCGTCTGCCCCCACATGTCTCAAACATTAAAAAAGAGCCACGGACTAATGATGAGCCCACTAGTCCTTCACACACGCTATCGCCCCTTAGTCTCAGTCCATCGGGTATGGGGCGGGAGCATCCTGTCTCATCTCTTACAGGAAGACCCCACAACACATTCTTATCCCCAATGTCTCCTAAGAGACAAGCTTCTCATGAGCCTCATCTAAGCCACTCTGAGCCAAAACGCTATGTCCATTTAGAACCAAAGTCCAGCAACCAAGTACAAAGAAAAGTTTACCTGCAAGGTGAGGAACGGCCCAAACTCTACATTCAGGAGGACAACCGACCAAAGTCATATCTGCAAAGTGAAGGGAGGCCCAAAGCATATTTACAAAGCGAAGGGAGACCTAAAGTGTTTCTCCAAGGTGAAGGAAGGGCCAAGACTTATGTGCAAGGAGAAGGAAGACCCAAGCCGTTTTTGCCAGGGGAAGCCAAGGCCAGAGCCTACAACAAAGCATACATGCACGGAGAAgggaaacaaaaaacattcaTGCACGAAGAAGGCAAGGTTAAAGCGTACCTGCATAATCAGAGCAGACCAAAGCCTTTCATGCACAGAGAGGGCAAGCTCAAGGCATTTGTTCACGCTGAAGGCAAGCCCAAGCCATACCTGCAAGGAGATGGCAAGCCTAAAGCCTACATTCAAACTGAGCTGCCATTCAAGGTCAAAGTAAAGGCATCTCCAGACAAAACCCCCACAATGT TAGAGGCATGCTGTGAACTGTGCGGCCTGTACTTTGAGAACAGGAAGGCCCTTGCGAGCCATTCGCGTGCACACTTGCGGCAGTTTGGAGTCACTGAATGGTGCGTCAATGGCTCTCCTATAGAGACGCTGAGAGAATGGATGAAGCAGAGACCTCAGAAagctggagcctatctcagttaTATCCAGGAAGGGCGCCCTTTATCCAAGAAATTCAAGCGCTCCAATCAAATACCCAAAGCAGCAACAGCGGAGAGCCCAGTGACTCCATCTGCAAAGATGTTTGAGGCAGAGCGGATCCATGGCATCCCGTCAGCAGCAACAGAAAAGCCAGCAGATGGACCAGTGCACA GGACAGAGCGGCGCCAATTGAAGCCATCTGAGGTTCCTCCATCGAGGGAAGATGGAGTCGGTGAGCTCATCCCCAAAACAGAAGACACAAGACCACCTCCAAGGGCACGGCCTGTCCCATCCTTGGTTCCCAGGCCGCCCCAGACCTCTCTAGTGAAATTTGTGGGGAACATATACACACTGAAGTGCAG GTTCTGTGACATCCAGTTCCAGGGTCCCCTCTCCATCCAGGAACAATGGGTTCGCCATCTGCAGCATCACATCCTGGAAATGAATTTCTCCAATCCACCGAGTTCTCCAACTCTGACatcccctgcacagccagagcCAGCCGTAGCTCAGTAG
- the wiz.L gene encoding protein Wiz isoform X2: MAAPSERTKEAWELGKSGELKLGVAEEAGKPGRRSQEEEEKTVKRVLDSEEEDGDLLELVRPQASRPDSGHTVEKMPSEQSAGRGEDAKGPSQTTCEVCGACFETRKGLSSHARSHLRHLGVAESENSGAPIDLLYELAKQGKLPQDENLLGAKKSASPRTASPRGQWGDEDGPLNLTLDGESGKETDCQFCGAWFETRKGLSSHARAHLRHLGVNDPDAKGSPIAALYALIKSEEFKKRLSSQGSDETDSITKAPGESASTEAAMSTSQASSGAARAKLTDGGTFTKMADSLVKGDDGPSKTPKSNAHSLNAEGAGRMMASSGSSETSPHFKSPNGASAGTLVTIGDSGSPRSMVPDAGIHQKLAETPHGHVKTEVGRSHGKMAVARPQSKSSLTGLIHSRPAVNRTPPAKKLKMSPACKASSEAFWSPNSSPSPLNLSPGSEEVRCELCGEFFENRKGLSSHARSHLRQMGVTEWHVNGSPIDTLQEILARGAFPRAANRVGGSGSQKLLSLPSPSSPSRPFPYSGLSPAMHRKPHRLPSYPHGDWSSDLSPLNLSSRADPSRDIRCEFCNEFFENRKGLSSHARSHLRQMGITEWHVNGSPIDTLREIIRKRRLPPHVSNIKKEPRTNDEPTSPSHTLSPLSLSPSGMGREHPVSSLTGRPHNTFLSPMSPKRQASHEPHLSHSEPKRYVHLEPKSSNQVQRKVYLQGEERPKLYIQEDNRPKSYLQSEGRPKAYLQSEGRPKVFLQGEGRAKTYVQGEGRPKPFLPGEAKARAYNKAYMHGEGKQKTFMHEEGKVKAYLHNQSRPKPFMHREGKLKAFVHAEGKPKPYLQGDGKPKAYIQTELPFKVKVKASPDKTPTMLEACCELCGLYFENRKALASHSRAHLRQFGVTEWCVNGSPIETLREWMKQRPQKAGAYLSYIQEGRPLSKKFKRSNQIPKAATAESPVTPSAKMFEAERIHGIPSAATEKPADGPVHRTERRQLKPSEVPPSREDGVGELIPKTEDTRPPPRARPVPSLVPRPPQTSLVKFVGNIYTLKCRFCDIQFQGPLSIQEQWVRHLQHHILEMNFSNPPSSPTLTSPAQPEPAVAQ; this comes from the exons ATGGCGGCGCCCAGCGAGCGGACAAAGGAGGCCTGGGAATTAGGAAAGAGCGGTGAACTGAAActtggcgtggcagaggaggcgGGGAAACCGGGGAGGAGGAGCCAAGAGGAGGAAGAAAAAACAGTGAAAAGAG TGCTGGACTCAGAAGAGGAAGATGGCGACTTACTAGAACTAGTCAGACCCCAAGCCTCGAGACCAGATTCTGGGCACACGGTGGAGAAAATGCCTTCTGAACAGAGCGCTGGCCGAGGAGAGGACGCTAAAG GCCCAAGTCAGACCACATGTGAGGTTTGTGGAGCATGTTTCGAGACCAGGAAGGGCCTGTCCAGCCACGCACGCTCCCACCTACGGCACCTGGGGGTGGCAGAGTCGGAAAACAGTGGGGCCCCCATTGACCTGCTCTACGAGCTGGCTAAGCAGGGCAAGTTGCCACAGGATGAAAACTTATTGGGGGCCAAGAAGTCAGCAAGCCCCCGGACAGCATCCCCAAGGGGCCAATGGGGGGACGAGGACGGGCCCCTGAATCTGA CCTTGGACGGAGAATCTGGAAAAGAGACAGACTGCCAGTTTTGCGGTGCCTGGTTTGAGACGCGTAAAGGACTTTCCAGCCACGCCCGAGCACACTTGCGTCATCTCGGAGTAAACGATCCTGATGCCAAAGGTTCCCCAATTGCCGCACTTTACGCTCTCATCAAAAGTGAAGAGTTTAAAAAGCGTTTGTCTAGTCAGGGAAGCGATGAAACAGATTCAATCACCAAGGCCCCTGGGGAGAGCGCCTCTACTGAAGCTGCTATGAGCACAAGTCAGGCCAGCAGTGGGGCAGCTCGGGCCAAGTTAACAGACGGCGGTACTTTTACGAAGATGGCAGATAGTTTGGTTAAAGGTGACGATGGCCCTTCTAAAACTCCTAAAAGTAACGCCCACTCCTTGAATGCAGAAGGCGCTGGTAGAATGATGGCAAGTAGTGGCTCTTCAGAAACATCTCCACATTTTAAGAGCCCCAATGGAGCTTCAGCCGGAACTCTTGTCACAATTGGTGATTCCGGCTCCCCGCGTTCCATGGTACCTGATGCTGGAATTCACCAGAAGTTAGCCGAGACCCCACATGGTCATGTTAAGACAGAAGTTGGACGTTCCCATGGTAAGATGGCAGTAGCTCGGCCTCAGTCAAAATCATCCCTAACAGGTCTCATTCACTCCAGACCAGCAGTTAACCGTACTCCACCAGCTAAGAAACTGAAAATGTCTCCAGCCTGCAAGGCAAGCTCGGAAGCTTTCTGGTCACCCAACAGTTCACCCTCACCTTTAAATCTGT CCCCGGGTTCAGAGGAAGTCCGCTGCGAGTTGTGCGGCGAGTTCTTTGAGAACCGAAAGGGCCTGTCGAGCCATGCGCGATCCCACCTGCgccagatgggggtcactgagtgGCACGTCAACGGCTCGCCCATCGACACCTTGCAGGAGATCTTGGCCAGAGGGGCCTTTCCCAGGGCTGCCAACAGAGTTGGAGGGTCCGGCTCACAGAAGCTTCTTTCACTTCCTTCTCCATCTTCCCCCTCGAGGCCTTTCCCTTACAGTGGGTTGTCTCCAGCCATGCATCGCAAGCCTCACCGGCTGCCCTCCTATCCACATGGCGACTGGTCCTCCGATCTCTCGCCTCTCAACCTGT CCTCTCGAGCCGACCCCTCGCGGGATATCCGCTGTGAGTTCTGCAATGAGTTCTTTGAGAATCGAAAAGGCCTGTCAAGCCACGCGCGGTCTCACCTGCGCCAGATGGGAATCACAGAGTGGCACGTCAACGGCTCTCCCATTGATACTCTACGGGAAATAATCCGAAAGAGGCGTCTGCCCCCACATGTCTCAAACATTAAAAAAGAGCCACGGACTAATGATGAGCCCACTAGTCCTTCACACACGCTATCGCCCCTTAGTCTCAGTCCATCGGGTATGGGGCGGGAGCATCCTGTCTCATCTCTTACAGGAAGACCCCACAACACATTCTTATCCCCAATGTCTCCTAAGAGACAAGCTTCTCATGAGCCTCATCTAAGCCACTCTGAGCCAAAACGCTATGTCCATTTAGAACCAAAGTCCAGCAACCAAGTACAAAGAAAAGTTTACCTGCAAGGTGAGGAACGGCCCAAACTCTACATTCAGGAGGACAACCGACCAAAGTCATATCTGCAAAGTGAAGGGAGGCCCAAAGCATATTTACAAAGCGAAGGGAGACCTAAAGTGTTTCTCCAAGGTGAAGGAAGGGCCAAGACTTATGTGCAAGGAGAAGGAAGACCCAAGCCGTTTTTGCCAGGGGAAGCCAAGGCCAGAGCCTACAACAAAGCATACATGCACGGAGAAgggaaacaaaaaacattcaTGCACGAAGAAGGCAAGGTTAAAGCGTACCTGCATAATCAGAGCAGACCAAAGCCTTTCATGCACAGAGAGGGCAAGCTCAAGGCATTTGTTCACGCTGAAGGCAAGCCCAAGCCATACCTGCAAGGAGATGGCAAGCCTAAAGCCTACATTCAAACTGAGCTGCCATTCAAGGTCAAAGTAAAGGCATCTCCAGACAAAACCCCCACAATGT TAGAGGCATGCTGTGAACTGTGCGGCCTGTACTTTGAGAACAGGAAGGCCCTTGCGAGCCATTCGCGTGCACACTTGCGGCAGTTTGGAGTCACTGAATGGTGCGTCAATGGCTCTCCTATAGAGACGCTGAGAGAATGGATGAAGCAGAGACCTCAGAAagctggagcctatctcagttaTATCCAGGAAGGGCGCCCTTTATCCAAGAAATTCAAGCGCTCCAATCAAATACCCAAAGCAGCAACAGCGGAGAGCCCAGTGACTCCATCTGCAAAGATGTTTGAGGCAGAGCGGATCCATGGCATCCCGTCAGCAGCAACAGAAAAGCCAGCAGATGGACCAGTGCACA GGACAGAGCGGCGCCAATTGAAGCCATCTGAGGTTCCTCCATCGAGGGAAGATGGAGTCGGTGAGCTCATCCCCAAAACAGAAGACACAAGACCACCTCCAAGGGCACGGCCTGTCCCATCCTTGGTTCCCAGGCCGCCCCAGACCTCTCTAGTGAAATTTGTGGGGAACATATACACACTGAAGTGCAG GTTCTGTGACATCCAGTTCCAGGGTCCCCTCTCCATCCAGGAACAATGGGTTCGCCATCTGCAGCATCACATCCTGGAAATGAATTTCTCCAATCCACCGAGTTCTCCAACTCTGACatcccctgcacagccagagcCAGCCGTAGCTCAGTAG
- the wiz.L gene encoding protein Wiz isoform X3, which produces MAAPSERTKEAWELGKSGELKLGVAEEAGKPGRRSQEEEEKTVKRGGGQGQREEAEVSGRGEENDKAGALLRPENGRLKAVLDSEEEDGDLLELVRPQASRPDSGHTVEKMPSEQSAGRGEDAKALDGESGKETDCQFCGAWFETRKGLSSHARAHLRHLGVNDPDAKGSPIAALYALIKSEEFKKRLSSQGSDETDSITKAPGESASTEAAMSTSQASSGAARAKLTDGGTFTKMADSLVKGDDGPSKTPKSNAHSLNAEGAGRMMASSGSSETSPHFKSPNGASAGTLVTIGDSGSPRSMVPDAGIHQKLAETPHGHVKTEVGRSHGKMAVARPQSKSSLTGLIHSRPAVNRTPPAKKLKMSPACKASSEAFWSPNSSPSPLNLSPGSEEVRCELCGEFFENRKGLSSHARSHLRQMGVTEWHVNGSPIDTLQEILARGAFPRAANRVGGSGSQKLLSLPSPSSPSRPFPYSGLSPAMHRKPHRLPSYPHGDWSSDLSPLNLSSRADPSRDIRCEFCNEFFENRKGLSSHARSHLRQMGITEWHVNGSPIDTLREIIRKRRLPPHVSNIKKEPRTNDEPTSPSHTLSPLSLSPSGMGREHPVSSLTGRPHNTFLSPMSPKRQASHEPHLSHSEPKRYVHLEPKSSNQVQRKVYLQGEERPKLYIQEDNRPKSYLQSEGRPKAYLQSEGRPKVFLQGEGRAKTYVQGEGRPKPFLPGEAKARAYNKAYMHGEGKQKTFMHEEGKVKAYLHNQSRPKPFMHREGKLKAFVHAEGKPKPYLQGDGKPKAYIQTELPFKVKVKASPDKTPTMLEACCELCGLYFENRKALASHSRAHLRQFGVTEWCVNGSPIETLREWMKQRPQKAGAYLSYIQEGRPLSKKFKRSNQIPKAATAESPVTPSAKMFEAERIHGIPSAATEKPADGPVHRTERRQLKPSEVPPSREDGVGELIPKTEDTRPPPRARPVPSLVPRPPQTSLVKFVGNIYTLKCRFCDIQFQGPLSIQEQWVRHLQHHILEMNFSNPPSSPTLTSPAQPEPAVAQ; this is translated from the exons ATGGCGGCGCCCAGCGAGCGGACAAAGGAGGCCTGGGAATTAGGAAAGAGCGGTGAACTGAAActtggcgtggcagaggaggcgGGGAAACCGGGGAGGAGGAGCCAAGAGGAGGAAGAAAAAACAGTGAAAAGAGGTGGGGGGCAGGGGCAACGGGAGGAAGCTGAAGTTTCGGGGCGGGGTGAGGAGAATGATAAGGCCGGAGCTTTGCTAAGGCCCGAGAACGGAAGACTTAAAGCTG TGCTGGACTCAGAAGAGGAAGATGGCGACTTACTAGAACTAGTCAGACCCCAAGCCTCGAGACCAGATTCTGGGCACACGGTGGAGAAAATGCCTTCTGAACAGAGCGCTGGCCGAGGAGAGGACGCTAAAG CCTTGGACGGAGAATCTGGAAAAGAGACAGACTGCCAGTTTTGCGGTGCCTGGTTTGAGACGCGTAAAGGACTTTCCAGCCACGCCCGAGCACACTTGCGTCATCTCGGAGTAAACGATCCTGATGCCAAAGGTTCCCCAATTGCCGCACTTTACGCTCTCATCAAAAGTGAAGAGTTTAAAAAGCGTTTGTCTAGTCAGGGAAGCGATGAAACAGATTCAATCACCAAGGCCCCTGGGGAGAGCGCCTCTACTGAAGCTGCTATGAGCACAAGTCAGGCCAGCAGTGGGGCAGCTCGGGCCAAGTTAACAGACGGCGGTACTTTTACGAAGATGGCAGATAGTTTGGTTAAAGGTGACGATGGCCCTTCTAAAACTCCTAAAAGTAACGCCCACTCCTTGAATGCAGAAGGCGCTGGTAGAATGATGGCAAGTAGTGGCTCTTCAGAAACATCTCCACATTTTAAGAGCCCCAATGGAGCTTCAGCCGGAACTCTTGTCACAATTGGTGATTCCGGCTCCCCGCGTTCCATGGTACCTGATGCTGGAATTCACCAGAAGTTAGCCGAGACCCCACATGGTCATGTTAAGACAGAAGTTGGACGTTCCCATGGTAAGATGGCAGTAGCTCGGCCTCAGTCAAAATCATCCCTAACAGGTCTCATTCACTCCAGACCAGCAGTTAACCGTACTCCACCAGCTAAGAAACTGAAAATGTCTCCAGCCTGCAAGGCAAGCTCGGAAGCTTTCTGGTCACCCAACAGTTCACCCTCACCTTTAAATCTGT CCCCGGGTTCAGAGGAAGTCCGCTGCGAGTTGTGCGGCGAGTTCTTTGAGAACCGAAAGGGCCTGTCGAGCCATGCGCGATCCCACCTGCgccagatgggggtcactgagtgGCACGTCAACGGCTCGCCCATCGACACCTTGCAGGAGATCTTGGCCAGAGGGGCCTTTCCCAGGGCTGCCAACAGAGTTGGAGGGTCCGGCTCACAGAAGCTTCTTTCACTTCCTTCTCCATCTTCCCCCTCGAGGCCTTTCCCTTACAGTGGGTTGTCTCCAGCCATGCATCGCAAGCCTCACCGGCTGCCCTCCTATCCACATGGCGACTGGTCCTCCGATCTCTCGCCTCTCAACCTGT CCTCTCGAGCCGACCCCTCGCGGGATATCCGCTGTGAGTTCTGCAATGAGTTCTTTGAGAATCGAAAAGGCCTGTCAAGCCACGCGCGGTCTCACCTGCGCCAGATGGGAATCACAGAGTGGCACGTCAACGGCTCTCCCATTGATACTCTACGGGAAATAATCCGAAAGAGGCGTCTGCCCCCACATGTCTCAAACATTAAAAAAGAGCCACGGACTAATGATGAGCCCACTAGTCCTTCACACACGCTATCGCCCCTTAGTCTCAGTCCATCGGGTATGGGGCGGGAGCATCCTGTCTCATCTCTTACAGGAAGACCCCACAACACATTCTTATCCCCAATGTCTCCTAAGAGACAAGCTTCTCATGAGCCTCATCTAAGCCACTCTGAGCCAAAACGCTATGTCCATTTAGAACCAAAGTCCAGCAACCAAGTACAAAGAAAAGTTTACCTGCAAGGTGAGGAACGGCCCAAACTCTACATTCAGGAGGACAACCGACCAAAGTCATATCTGCAAAGTGAAGGGAGGCCCAAAGCATATTTACAAAGCGAAGGGAGACCTAAAGTGTTTCTCCAAGGTGAAGGAAGGGCCAAGACTTATGTGCAAGGAGAAGGAAGACCCAAGCCGTTTTTGCCAGGGGAAGCCAAGGCCAGAGCCTACAACAAAGCATACATGCACGGAGAAgggaaacaaaaaacattcaTGCACGAAGAAGGCAAGGTTAAAGCGTACCTGCATAATCAGAGCAGACCAAAGCCTTTCATGCACAGAGAGGGCAAGCTCAAGGCATTTGTTCACGCTGAAGGCAAGCCCAAGCCATACCTGCAAGGAGATGGCAAGCCTAAAGCCTACATTCAAACTGAGCTGCCATTCAAGGTCAAAGTAAAGGCATCTCCAGACAAAACCCCCACAATGT TAGAGGCATGCTGTGAACTGTGCGGCCTGTACTTTGAGAACAGGAAGGCCCTTGCGAGCCATTCGCGTGCACACTTGCGGCAGTTTGGAGTCACTGAATGGTGCGTCAATGGCTCTCCTATAGAGACGCTGAGAGAATGGATGAAGCAGAGACCTCAGAAagctggagcctatctcagttaTATCCAGGAAGGGCGCCCTTTATCCAAGAAATTCAAGCGCTCCAATCAAATACCCAAAGCAGCAACAGCGGAGAGCCCAGTGACTCCATCTGCAAAGATGTTTGAGGCAGAGCGGATCCATGGCATCCCGTCAGCAGCAACAGAAAAGCCAGCAGATGGACCAGTGCACA GGACAGAGCGGCGCCAATTGAAGCCATCTGAGGTTCCTCCATCGAGGGAAGATGGAGTCGGTGAGCTCATCCCCAAAACAGAAGACACAAGACCACCTCCAAGGGCACGGCCTGTCCCATCCTTGGTTCCCAGGCCGCCCCAGACCTCTCTAGTGAAATTTGTGGGGAACATATACACACTGAAGTGCAG GTTCTGTGACATCCAGTTCCAGGGTCCCCTCTCCATCCAGGAACAATGGGTTCGCCATCTGCAGCATCACATCCTGGAAATGAATTTCTCCAATCCACCGAGTTCTCCAACTCTGACatcccctgcacagccagagcCAGCCGTAGCTCAGTAG